One part of the Andrena cerasifolii isolate SP2316 chromosome 4, iyAndCera1_principal, whole genome shotgun sequence genome encodes these proteins:
- the Lst8 gene encoding MTOR associated protein, LST8 yields the protein MTVDGSNGNEQVILVTGGYDHTIKIWQPHTGVCQRTAEHTDSQVNALDITPDKYVIAAAGYQHIRMYDLVSNNPNPVINYEGVSKNITGLGFQEDGTWMYTGGEDCSARIWDLRSSSFQCQRIFQVSAPVNCVCLHPNQAELIVGDQSGVIHLWDLRSDHNEQLIPEAEASVQDIAIDQDGTYMAAVNNKGNCYIWTLTGGVGEEPTRLNPRHKLSAHKRYALRCKFSPDSTLLVTTSADQTARVWKTTDFSEVQVLQHEAKRWVWDAAFSADSQYIFTASSDGVARLWNVSTGTVEREYQGHQKAVTALAFRDEVLSVS from the exons ATGACCGTGGATGGTAGTAATGGTAACGAACAGGTTATCCTTGTAACAGGTGGTTATGATCATACGATCAAAATATGGCAACCTCACACAGGAGTTTGTCAGCGTACCGCAGAGCACACAGATTCG CAAGTTAATGCTTTGGACATTACTCCAGATAAATATGTAATAGCTGCTGCTGGATATCAACATATAAGAATGTACGATCTAGTCTCTAATAATCCAAACCCAGTTATCAATTACGAAGGAGTATCAAAGAACATTACAGGCTTGGGTTTTCAG GAAGATGGAACATGGATGTACACTGGTGGCGAGGATTGTTCTGCTCGTATTTGGGATCTCAG GTCGAGTAGCTTTCAATGCCAAAGGATATTTCAAGTATCAGCTCCTGTGAATTGCGTATGCTTGCATCCTAATCAAGCAGAACTTATTGTCGGCGATCAGAGTGGCGTCATACATCTATGGGACCTACGTTCCGATCATAATGAACAGCTG ATACCAGAGGCCGAAGCATCTGTACAAGATATAGCAATCGATCAGGATGGTACGTATATGGCGGCGGTGAATAACAAAGGTAATTGCTATATATGGACGCTGACCGGTGGTGTGGGTGAAGAGCCCACACGTCTCAACCCTCGGCATAAACTATCAGCGCATAAACGTTATGCCCTTCGATGCAAGTTCAGTCCTGACTCTAC ACTATTAGTAACTACGTCCGCCGATCAGACGGCCCGGGTTTGGAAAACGACAGATTTCTCGGAAGTACAAGTGCTtcaacatgaagcgaaaagatgGGTTTGGGATGCTGCGTTCAGTGCGGACTCGCAATATATATTCACCG CTTCGTCTGATGGCGTTGCAAGGCTGTGGAATGTATCAACAGGAACCGTCGAACGAGAATATCAGGGCCATCAGAAAGCTGTTACGGCGCTTGCGTTTCGCGACGAGGTCCTTTCCGTTTCTTAA
- the LOC143368270 gene encoding SAP30-binding protein, giving the protein MSVQSVALASLTATYTDSEGEDGVEDDLQENSNTPQGAAPHNAQVGQPQAFTSPKSGRSASNSPVVVPSVGGKSSNDLSNAPTLVTDVTSKVQRLVSYFDDTIVSDDEGVLQAPIDGQPSENGRPSSITERSPSCQGELVSDSEVDPYGVTIPPEPPGQCPVELQEKITKLFRKMESGGLDMNKVIQQRKDFRNPSIYEKLIQFCSINELGTNYPPDRFDPFKWGKDSYYEELAKVQKAEMDKLEKARKEKTKIEIVSGTAKRPNSSSTIEDDAKKRKSKWDQVATGATASVKPTVLLSQPTLTTLTSSATGTKATVISAFGSLPKKRL; this is encoded by the coding sequence ATGTCTGTACAAAGTGTTGCTCTGGCATCTCTCACGGCCACCTATACCGACTCGGAGGGCGAAGACGGGGTGGAAGACGACCTTCAGGAGAATTCGAACACTCCCCAGGGGGCCGCCCCGCATAATGCCCAAGTCGGTCAGCCCCAGGCTTTCACCAGTCCCAAATCTGGCAGATCAGCCTCAAATAGTCCCGTCGTTGTTCCCAGCGTCGGCGGCAAGTCTAGTAACGATTTGTCGAACGCGCCCACCTTAGTGACAGACGTGACGTCCAAGGTGCAGAGATTGGTTTCGTACTTTGATGACACAATAGTCTCCGATGACGAGGGAGTGCTGCAAGCACCAATCGATGGGCAGCCTTCTGAAAATGGAAGGCCCTCCTCGATTACGGAACGCTCTCCCTCTTGTCAAGGAGAATTAGTTTCAGATAGTGAAGTCGATCCCTACGGCGTGACTATACCACCAGAACCACCAGGACAGTGTCCCGTCGAGTTACAAGAGAAGATAACAAAACTTTTTAGGAAAATGGAGAGCGGCGGTTTGGATATGAACAAAGTTATACAACAACGAAAGGATTTCAGAAATCCATCCATTTATGAAAAACTCATTCAGTTTTGTAGCATCAACGAATTGGGCACCAATTACCCTCCGGACAGATTCGATCCATTCAAATGGGGTAAAGATTCTTATTACGAGGAGCTCGCTAAGGTTCAGAAGGCAGAAATGGATAAACTTGAGAAAGCTAGAAAGGAGAAGACAAAGATCGAGATTGTTTCTGGTACAGCTAAACGACCCAATAGTTCTAGCACGATCGAAGACGATGCTAAGAAGAGGAAGAGTAAATGGGATCAAGTGGCGACAGGAGCCACTGCCTCGGTAAAGCCTACAGTTTTGTTGTCTCAACCAACTCTTACCACTTTAACGTCATCTGCGACTGGTACCAAAGCTACGGTAATATCGGCTTTTGGATCTTTACCAAAGAAAAGACTGTAA